CGAATTGGACGATTCGGTTCGAGGTGAATGGTTGCGCTTGGGTATGGCCGTTGCGAGTTGGTGCTGTGCGGATCAGAAAACACGTATCTGAGGTGATTATCGTCCGAATCTTTGTTTGCCTTGCATTTGGGATAGGAGGCGTTGCTGGGCTTTTGCGCCGCCGGCCAGGCCGCTGCCCATGCCTTTGAAGAGTTTGGACATTTGGGTGTGCTGGCGGAGGAGGTTGTTGACCTCCTGGACGGTGGTTCCGGAGCCGGCGGCGATGCGCTTGCGGCGGCTGCCGTTGATGATGGCGGAGTTGTGGCGCTCCTTGGCGGTCATGGAGTTGATGATGGCCTCGATGCGGGTGAACTGGGACTCGTCGACGTTGGCGGCGGCCTGCTGCATGCCGGCGAAGGGGCCGACGGAGGGCAGCATCTTGAGGATGGATTGCATGCTGCCGAGCTTCTTGACCTGACGGAGCTGGTCGCGGAAGTCTTCGAGGGAGAAGCCGTCGCCGGTGAGGGCCTTTTTGGCGAAGGCCTCGGCCTTGGAGCGGTCGAGTTTTTCTTCGGCGCGCTCGAGGAGGGTGGCGATGTCGCCCATGCCGAGGATGCGGCCGACGATGCGGTCGGGGTGGAAGGCTTCGAAGGCGTCGGGCTTTTCACCGGTGCCGAGGAACTTGATGGGGGCGCCGGTGATCTGGCGGATGGAGAGGGCGGCGCCGCCGCGGGAGTCGCCGTCCATTTTAGTGAGGATGGCGCCGGTGATCTGGAGGCGGTCGTTGAAGGCCTTGGCGGAGTTGACGGCGTCCTGGCCGGTCATGGCGTCGGCGACAAAGAGGATCTCGGAGGGGTTGAGGAGCTTTTTGAGCTCGGACATTTCGTCCATGAGCTGCTCGTCGATGCCGAGGCGGCCGGCGGTGTCGACGATGAGGATGTCGCAGGCGTAGTTGCGGGCTTCGCGGAGGGCTTCTTTGGCGAGGCGGAGGACTTCGGTTGTCTGGTTCTGGCGATCAGCTGCGAGCTCCGAGCTGCCAGCTTCGAGTTTGCCTTCGTAGATTTGTGCGTTGATGGATTGCGCGACGACTTTGAGCTGCTCGCGGGCGGCGGGGCGGTAGACGTCGACGGAGACGAGCAGGGGGCGGTGGCCGCCCTTTTTGAGCCACTGGGCGAGCTTGCCGGCGGTGGTGGTTTTGCCGGAGCCCTGGAGGCCGGCCATGAGGATGACGCTGGGGGGCTGGGGCGCGAATTTGAAGCGCGCGGTGTCGTGGCCGAGGACGTCCATGAGCTCGTCGCGGACGATTTTGACGATCTGCTCGGAGGGGTTGAGGGCGGTGGCGACGCCGGTGCCGAGGGCTTTGGCGCGGATGTCCTCGATGATTTTGCGGGTGACGTCGAGGTTGACGTCGGATTCGAGGAGGGCGACGCGGATGGAGCGGAGGGCGTCGTTGATGTTCTCGTCGGTGAGTGTGCCCTGGCCGCGCAGGTCTTTGAAGCTGCGCTGGAGTTTTTCGGAGAGGTTCTCAAACATGGCTACTTTGAGTTTATCGGATTAGGCGTGCTGGGGTCGGTTCGTGCCGAGGGAGGTACGGGGGGCTGGCGGTGAGGGGTGGTTCGGGGAAGAATCGGGAGTATGCCTTCTGCGAGTTTGGGTGCTTCAACCGGGTTGGGAGATGTGGGGTTGTTGCGGGAGTACGCGACGCATCTGCGGGTGGAAAAGGGCCTGCGGCCGCTGAGTGTGGAAGCGTATCAGAGGGACCTGGAGAGCTTTGCGGAGTTTGTGGAGGGCGGGGACAGGACGCTGATGTCGGCGAGGCAGGAGGATGTCAGCGGATTTATGCGGCATCTGCGCGAGCACGCGATTGAGAGCCGGAGTGTGGCGAGGAAGCTGAGCTGTCTGCGGGGGTTCTACAGGTGGATGCTGAAGGACAAGCGGATTGCGCATGATCCGACGGTGAATATTGAGTCGCCGAGTAGCTGGAAGGTGCTGCCAAAGAGTTTGGCCGAGAGTGATGTGCGCGAGATGCTGGAGCGTACGGGCGCGGCGGCGCGGAGCGATGCGGCGGATGGGGTTTCGTTGAGGGATCACGCGATCATGGAGCTGCTGTATGCGGGCGGTCTGCGTGTGGGCGAGATTGTGGGGCTGCACGTGGAGGATTTGCGGCTGGAGTCCGCGAGTGTGCAGGTGCGGGGCAAGGGAGATAAGGAGCGGATCGTGCCGCTGCATGCGAAGGCGGTCGAGGCGCTGGAGCAGTATGTGAAGCGCGGAAGGCCGGAGCTGCTGCGGGGTGTGCATGGTGTGCAGCGGGCGCTGTTTGTTTCGGTGAGAGGCAAGGCGTTGACGGCGCAGAGTGTGTGGCGGCTGGTGAAGGGGTTGAACTCGCAGGCGAGCCCGCACAAGCTGAGGCATAGTTGCGCGACGCATATGGTGGAGCATGGTGCGGATTTGCGCACGGTTCAGACGCTGCTGGGGCATGCGGATATCGCGACGACGCAGGTGTATACGCATCTGGCGATTGATCGGCTGAAGACGGTGCACAGGATGCATCATCCGCGCGCGAAGATGCGTGAACCCACTCATCGCGATGAGGCCGCGATGAATGGGGCACCCGGAGTTGTGGCACGATGAGCGGAAAGAAGTCGACTGGATTTGTCGAACTCGCGGGGAAGTTTCTTGCGATGCTGCGCGAGGAGCGGGGGGCGAGTGAGCACACGCTGCGGGCGTATGGGCGGGAGGTGCGCGGGTTCGCGGAGTATCTAGGCGAGACGCTGGGTGAGGATGGCGATGTGCGGAAGGTGGAGCACACGCATATTCGGGCGTACCTGGCGGTGCTGTTCGATCGTGGGTTGACAAAGGCGAGTGTGGCGCGGGCGCTGGCGGCGGTGAGGAGCTGGTTCAAGTGGCTGGCGCGGAGTGGGTATGTGGAGTCGAATCCGGCGTCGCTGGTGAGCACGCCGAAGCTGCCGAAGCATCTGCCGAGGGTTCCGGGGATTGAGGAGTTGAACCGGGTGTTGAATTCCTTAGAGCGAGGCAGCGGGTCAGCGAGTCAGCAAGTCAGTGGGAAGGACGAAGAGCAAGAGGCGGCAGCGTGGCCGGCGCGGGATCGGGTGATCTTTGAGTTGTTGTATGGGTCGGGGATTCGAAACTCGGAGCTGTGTGGGTTGGATTTGAGCAGCATCCTGTGGGGCGATGATGCGATTCGAGTGTTCGGTAAGGGCAGGAAAGAGAGATTGGTGCCGCTGGGAGATGAGGCGGCCGCGGCGATCAGGGCGTATCTGCCGGAGCGTCGCGAGAGGTTAGAGGCGGCGGGCAAGGGAAAGCTGGTGCATGATGGGCCGCTGCTGATGAATTTGCGGGCGCGCGGGAGCTGCAGACTTACGACGCGCAGCGTCGGGCGGATAGTCAAGCAGATTGCGCTGAGCCGCGGGCTGGCGGCGGATGTGCATCCGCATACGCTGCGGCATGCGTTCGGAACGCACATGCTGGAGGAGGGGGCTGATCTGCGGGCGATCCAGGAGATGCTGGGGCATGAGCGTCTTTCTACGACGCAGCGATACACGCAGTTGACGGTGGGGCAGGTGCAGCGCGTGTATGAGGAGACGCATCCGCGGGCGAGGTGAGCGGATGTTTCGCGTGGCCTTGCGATCTAACCGAGGCGCAGGATGAAGATCGCGAGTGCGATGCCACTAAGGGCGAGGATGCTTGCAAAGGTAACGCCGAGATACGAAGGTCTGCCGGGCTGCCACGTGCCCTGGGCAAGGCGGCGTATGACAGCGAGGTGCTGCAGCAGAGCCGCTACGAGGACAACTACGCCGAGCACAACGAGCAGAACGCCGGTGGCCACAGAGTGCATGGTGGAGTGCTGTGGAGTGTTACTGAGCTCACGCAGGAAGAGGCCGAATCGGCTGACGGCGAAGCCGACACCCATCAGGCCTAGGCCGGTGCGAATCCAGGCAAGAAAGGTGCGTTCGGCCGCGAAATAGATGCGCGGGTCCTGCTCGGGACTTTGTTCCATGGGACATGGGATGCGACATTCGGATGTCCCGACGGCCGGAGAACAAGGTGGTGTGACCATTGGATAGGTTGGGAAGCCTGTCACGCATCCGTGAGCTGGCTGGGCGGCTACATGCATACTGCGTACTGCGGGCGGTCCAGGAGATGCTGGGGCGTGAGCGGTTGTCGACGACGCAGCGGTAATACGCAATTGACGGTGGGTCAGGTGCAGCGCGTGTATGAGGAGACTCATCCGCGGGCGCGGTGAGTGCGGAGCTTCTTCTGTGAAATAAAGACTCGACCTCACGGGATGCGTGAGGTCGAGGGAAGAAACGCGCTTAAAAGTCCGAGGCGATTAGCAGCTCAACTTCGGGCGCATCTTGCGACGGAGTGCGCCGGCCGCGCCGAGAAGGCTGGAGCCGACGAGGAGCAGTGAGGCGGGCTCAGGCGTCGCGGCCGGCGGAGTGCCGGGTGTAACCGTGACATCTTCTTTGGAGCCGCTGGTTCCGTAGATAACTGAGACATCAGTGGAAACCACCGTTGAATCCGCGTTGAGGCCGGGGATCTTAATGATGAACGTGCCGGTGCCGAGGATCGACGGATCGTGGTTGAGCACGGATGGATTGACGTAGTAGTTGGTTTCGTCCGTAAGGATCAGATCATCAGGCTGGGAGCCGACGGCACAACTGCCTGCGGCCTCGAGGCAGATCTGACCGGTAGTGGTGTTATTCGAAACGCCCCAGTGGTCGATCGTGTCGGTTGTGTCCGGATCCGCGATCGCGGAATGGCTTTTGCTTGCGGAGATGTTGACCAAAGTGCCCGATGTTCCGGTCAATGTGACGGCCGACGTCGGTTTATTGTTCAGGTTGAAAAGGAGACCGGCGATCAGGTTGTCGTCGCTGCTCTGGCTGGATCCGTTGAGGTTAGTGTTATTCGTTAGCGTGATCGTGATTGTTCCGGCGGTGGGATTCAGATCCATGGTTCCCGTGCCAGCGACAGAACCGGTGAAGCTGAGGTTGTAATACGTATCCGCATGCATTGCAGAAGCCGACAAGAACAAAAGAGCGCAAACCAATGCTGCCAACGTAACCCCAAGGCGGGGTCTACCCAAAAACTTCATAAGAAAAGGCCTTCCTTGAATAAGTGATGTCTGTCGTATGTAGAAGCACGCCGAGTGCCACTTATTGTCGCGACGAGATTCGCGTTATGAAGGCAAATTCTGGGATATCGGAGAAGAGGAGTAGTCCATGTGCAAAGTTCTGCATGCACTCAGTGCGATGCATTTGCCTAGGAGCGTAAGTGCGTTGGCGGCGTGGGTTCCTGCGGCAGAGATTCGGGAACTCATGCAGGTAAAAGGGCAGGGTTGGCGGTAACGAAACAGCAGTACGTTGCCTTCACGCGTCAGTAGCGGGGGATGGAGGGGTCGATGGCGCAGGACCAGAGGTCGATGCCGCCGGCGACGGATTGGGCTTTTGCGAAGCCTTGCTGACGAAGCCAGTTGGCGACAGAGAGGGAACGTGCGCCGTGATGACAGAGGACGGCGATGGGTTGATCTTCGTCGAGCTCGTTGAAGGCACGCGCGGGGATCTCGTTCATCGGAATGAGCGTGCTATTGGGTATGTGCGCGGTGGCGTACTCCCAGGGCTCGCGGACATCGAGGAGAAGCGGCGGGTGAGTGGAGGCGAGTTGTTGTTTGAGCTGGTCGACGGTGATCTCGAGGTCCATGTTTAAGACAGTAGAGGGTGGACCGTAGACAGTAAAGTTGATGCGTCGTGATTCGATAGCGAAGTCAATTTGAATGGTGTCAGACATTTGCGAAACGCCGTTTCGGCTCGGTTGACGCGAGCCACGGAGCAGCGGAGAATTGCGGGCCTAGGCGCCTCGACAATTTGAACGATTAGCTTCCGCAGAGACTCTGAACCCGGCCCCATCCGAGGCGCAACAAATTTTTCAAGTCGAGGAGGAGTTATGAGCACACAGGCTCCGATGAAAGAGACCCCTGCGCTGGATATGGACAAGCTGAACGCGTTTGTGGGTCAGTTTGTGAACGATCTTGGCGCGGCGGTGCACAGCGGGATGGTGGTGATCGGCGAAAAGCTGGGGCTCTATAAGGCGCTGGCGGAGATGCCGATGACGTCGACGGAACTGGCGGCGAAGACGAAGACGGACGAACGGTATGTGCGCGAGTGGCTGGCGTCGCAAGCTGCGGGCGGATATGTAACGTTCGAGGAGAAGACGGGCAAGTTCAGCTTGTCGCCGGAGCAGGCGTTTACGCTGGCGGCGGAAGACAGTCCGGCGTATCTGCCGGGAGCGTTTGAGCTGGCGCTGGCTTCGCTGGCTGCAGTGCCGAGGATCGCGGCGTCGTTCAAGACTGGCGAGGGGATGGGATGGGGCGAGCATGTAGAGGGCGTGTTTCACGGCTGCGAGAAGTTCTTCCGGCCAGGGTATGCGGCGAATTTGATGAGCTCGTGGATTCCGTCGCTGGAGGGTGTGCAGGAAAAGCTGGAGAAGGGCGCGATGGTGGCCGACGTGGGATGCGGCAAGGGTGCGTCGACGCTATTGATGGCGGAGGCGTTTCCGAAATCGACGTTCTTCGGATTTGATTATCACGACAAGTCGATTGAGGGAGCGCGACAGGCGGCAGCGAACAAGGGGATGAGCGACCGCGTGACGTTCGGGATTGCGACGGCGAAGGGCTTTCCGGGGAAGTATGACCTGGTGACAGTCTTCGATTGCCTGCACGATATGGGCGATCCTGTGGGCGCAGCGAAGCACGTGCGCGAGGCACTGACGCCGGATGGAACGTGGATGATCGTGGAGCCGTTCGCGAACGACGCGTTGAAGGACAATATGAATCCGGTGGGGCGAGTTTATTACTCATTCTCGACGCTGCTATGCACGCCGTGCTCGCGATCGCAGGAGGTTGGAATGTGCTTGGGTGCGCAGGCGGGAGAGGCGCGGATTCGCGATGTGGTGACGCAGGCGGGGTTCACGCGCTTCCGCAGAGCGACGCAGACGCCATTCAACATTGTGTATGAGGCGAGGCCGTAGTGCGGAGTGGTCAGTGGTTCGTCGTTAGTGAAGGCAAACTACCGGACGACGGCGTTGAACGGAAGGAAGAGAGTGAAGACGGTGCCGCGGTGCGCGGGTGACTGGCTGCTGCGCACGTCGAGCGTGCCGCGGTGACGATCGACGATCTCTTTGGTGACCCAGAGGCCCAGGCCTGTGCCGGTGAGGCCTTTGGTCGTGAAGAAGGGATTGAACAGGCGCGCTCGAGTTTCGGGTGACATGCCCATGCCGGTATCGGCGATGGTCACCGCGATGCCGGGCTCTCCGTTGCGCCAGTTACGAGATTCACGGTCGCGAAGGAAGAGCGTGCCGCCGGCGGGCATGGCATCGAGCGCGTTGCTGATGATGTTGGCAAGTACCTGGCGGATTTCGCCTTCAAAGCAGTGGACGCGGCGCTTGGCACTGGAGTGGCGATCGATCTGGACGTTCGCGTTGGCGATGCGGCCCTGATAGACCGACAGGACGCTACCGACGAGGTCGGTGAGATTGATCTCCTGCGGGTTGCTGGACTGCTTGTGAAAACGGAGGGTCTGCGAGGTGATGGCGGAGACTCGGCGTAGCTCAACTTCGGCAGTCCGGACGTAATGGCGTGCCTGATCGAGGGTTTCGCTGTGCTCGGCGAGGTATAGGAGGTTTGTGACGGACTCGAGCGGATTGTTGATCTCGTGCGCGATGGAACTGGCGAGGCGACCGACGATGGCGAGCTTTTCGGATTGCTGGAGAGCGAGCTCGGCCTTCTTCTGCTGAGTGATCTCAAGTGAGGCAGCGGTGATGGCCTGGATGTTGCCGTCGGCGCCGTAGACGGGGAAGTAGCTGACGGTCCAGTAACGGTGCTCGTCCGCAGGGTCGTTGAAGAGCTTGCCTTCGAGCGGATAGTTGATGACGGGCTCGCCTCGCGCTACCTGATCGAAGAGCTCCTTGAGGCCTTCGATCGGAGCCATCTCGGTGAGCGTGCGGCCGACGATTTGTTCAGGCTTCAGCCCGAAGAAGGCAGCCTGACGGTCGTTGAGGCGGAGGTAATGGTAGTCGTCCAGATCAAAGAGCGCGAGTCCGATGGGGGCGGTGCTGTAGATGGTTTCGATTTCAGCGCGCTGGCGTTCGGCCTCTTGGGTCTTGCGCTGCAGGGTCTCGCGATCGAGCTTTTCCTGGGTGAAGTCGCGAAAGAAGATGACGATGCCGTCTTCGGTGGGAAAGCTCTGGACGCGCAGCCACTGGTTGAGGGGCTCCGGATAGAAGGCTTCGAACTCGCCGCGGAGGCCTTCTTCCATGGAGCGGCGGTAATTTTCAATGTAGGGCGAATTCTTGTAAACGGTACCGGGGAAGGCTTCAAAGAGGTTCTGGCCGACGAGGTTGCGGCCAAAGGAGATGATCTCGTTGGCGCGGCGGTTGAGGAATGTGAAGCGGTAGTCCCGGTCGAGGAAGACCATGGCGTCCGTCGTGGCGTCGAAGAACTGCTCCATCTGGCGCCGAAGTGATTCGGTTTGCAGGTCGGAGCGGCTGGCGAGGTCTGGCACAGAAGTGTCCTTGAGGCGATGAAAGGCGGAGGGTTGCCGACGTCGCGGGAAGAATCTGGCGTGATTCTAAACGTTGAGGAACGACTGCAAAAGAGTGGCAGTTTTGCGTCGCAAGACAATTTCATCCTGAATTTCGAGATTACTTATAGACGATGGAATAGGTAAGGCTAAGCGTTCCGCTCTTGTACGTATGATGCTGCCGGAGAATGAGCTGGAGGCGTTGCGACGGAGGGGGAAGCAAGGGTATGCCACCGCCGAGAAGGATTGGGATGACGATAAGTTCGATTTCGTCGACGAGATTAGCCGCGAGGAGGGTGCGGAAGAGCTCGCCGCCGCCGAAGAGCCAGATGTCTTTGCCATTGTCGGGTTGGTTGCGGAGTTCGGCGACGGTTTGCTCGGGTGTGGTGGAGAGGATGGAGGATTTGGGGATATCGGCGCGCGTGAGCGTACGGGAGAAGATGTAGTTCTTCTTGCCGGGGAAGGTGGGTTGCCCGTGCGCGCGCATGACATCAAAGGTGCGACGGCCGATGAGCAGAGTGTCGTAGCGGGAGAAGTCCTGGGCGTAGTCCACCTCGGGATCGGAGGGGATCCAGTCGAACTCGCCTTTGGGGCCGGCGATGAAGCCGTCGAGGCTAGAGGCTACGGCATAGCGGACGCGGCGCATGCGAAAGTTTATCGCCAACGATGGAACCCCACCCATGACGACGATAAAGCTGTCGTGATGAATGGGGCACCGAAAGAGTCGTACTGAGGAGCGCTACGCGTTGGCGCCGTGGCACTTCTTGTATTTCTTGCCGGAGCCGCAGTAGCACGGATCGTTGCGGCCGATGTTGGCGCCGGCGCGCTTGGGGGCAGAGCCGTTGCCGTTCGAGGTTGAGCCGCCGGCCTGGCGGGCGATCTCGAGTTCGCGCTCTTTCTTGCGGGCGAACTCGCGCTCGAGTGCGTCGATGGTGGTCTGCGGAGCGCGCGTGGGAACGACGGGCGGCGCGGACTGTTGCGCTGGCTGCTGGTTTGGCTGCCAGTGAGTGGGCGCGGCAGAGGGCATTTGAGCTGGCGGCGGCATCTGCGGCGGGGTGGCGAAGTGCCGCGCCTGCAGGGCGGCGAGTTGCTCAGGTGTTTCGATGGGCGTGCCGTCCGGAGCGAGGATCTGCATGCGGAACAGGTGCCGGCAGGTGTCCTCTTGGAAGCGCGTCATCATTGCCTCGAACATGATGAAGGACTCTTTCTTGTACTCGACGAGTGGATCGACCTGGGCGTAGCCGCGCAGGCCGATGCCCTCCTTGAGGTGATCCATGTTGAGGAGGTGATCCTTCCAGAGGCCGTCGAGCACGGACAGCATGACGACGCGCTCGTGGTAGCGCATGTTGGGTGCGCCGAGGATCTGCTCCTTGACGTTGTAGCGCTCGCGGAGCTTTTCAAACATGGCGTCGCCGAGGTCGTGACGCGAGAGCTCTTCGGCGTTGATCTGGTCCTGAAGCTTTGCGCCGAAGAGATCGAAGGTCGCGGCGAAGAGACCTTCGAGGTTCCATTGCTCGACATGCGCCTTCTCTGGGATGTACTCGTCGAGAAGGTTGGAGAGGATCGTCGAGACGTAGTCGTCGGTGATGAGCTCTTTCTGCTCGACGCCTTCCATGAGCTGGCGGCGGAGCCCGTAGACGGCTTCGCGCTGCTTGTTCATGACGTCGTCGTACTCGAGGACGTGTTTGCGGGACTCGAAGTTCTGAGCTTCGACAGCCTTCTGCGCGCCTTCGATGCGCTTGGAGATCATGCGCGATTCGATGGGCACGCCCTCTTCCATGCCGAGACGCTGCAGCAGCGTGCCGACCCACTCGCGCGCGAAGATGCGCATGAGGTCGTCTTCAAGCGAGAGGAAGAAGCGCGAGGCGCCGGGATCGCCCTGACGGCCGGCGCGGCCGCGGAGCTGGTTGTCGACGCGACGCGACTCATGGCGTTCGGTGCCGAGGATGAAGAGACCGCCGGTTTCGATGACTTTCTCGTGCTCGATCTTTGTGGCGGATTCATGGGCGGCGATGATCTCATCCCACTGCTCCTGCGTGGTCTCGAACTCCTGGCCCTGGTAGTAAAAGCGGGTGAAGCCGGCGGCGGCGTTGGGATGGATGGCGCCTTCGGCAGGCGAGACTGCGCGCGCGAGGTTCCGCTTGACGAGGTCCTGGCGCGCGATGAACTCGGAGTTGCCACCAAGAAGGATGTCCGTTCCGCGGCCAGCCATGTTGGTGGCGATGGTGACCATGCCGAGGCGACCGGCCTGCGCGACGATTTCGGCTTCTTTCTCGTGGAACTTCGCGTTGAGGACGACGTGGCGTACACCCTTGCGCTTGAGGATGTCAGAGAGGAGCTCGGATTTCTCGATCGACGTAGTGCCGACGAGGACCGGCTGCTTCGAGGCGTGCAGACGCTCGATCTCGTCGGCGACGGCGAAGTATTTTTCTTTCGCGGTGCGGTAGACGACATCGGGGTTTTCGATGCGCTGCATCGTGCGATTGGTAGGGATGACGACGATGTCGAGCTTGTAGATGGATTGGAACTCGGCGGCCTCGGTCTCAGCGGTACCAGTCATGCCGGCGAGCTTCTTGTAGAGACGGAAGTAGTTCTGGAAGGTGATGGTGGCAAGCGTCTGATCTTCCTTGCGGATATCGACGCCTTCCTTGGCCTCGATGGCCTGGTGGAGGCCATCAGACCAGCGGCGGCCGGGCATGAGGCGGCCGGTGAATTCGTCGACGATGATGATCTCGCCGTCCTTCACCACGTACTCGACGTCGCGCTTGTACAGGGCGTGGGCCTTGGTGGCCACCTCGATGTGGTGCTTCATGTCCCAGTTTTCGGGGTCGGCAATGTTGCCGATGCCGAGAAGCTTTTCGACCTTCTCGAAGCCTTCGTCGGTGATGGTGATGGCGCGCGCTTTTTCGTCAACGACGTAGTCGCCGGTCCAGGTCTTGGACTGCGACTCGAAGTTCTCGATCATCTCGCCTTCTACGAGTTGCGGGATGATGGTGTTGGCGATGGCGTACTTGTCGGTGGTTTTGTCAGTGGGGCCGGAGATGATGAGCGGCGTGCGGGCTTCGTCGATGAGGATGGAGTCGACTTCGTCCACGATGCAGTAGAAGTGGCCGCGCTGCACGGTGTCCTTGAGGTCGAACTTCATATTGTCCCGCAGGTAGTCGAAGCCGAACTCGTTGTTGGTGCCGTAGGTGATGTCAGAGCCATAGGCTTCGCGACGCTGCTCGTCGGAGAGGTCGTGCACGATGACGCCGACGGAGAGGCCGAGGAAGCCATAGACCTTGCCCATCCACTCGGCGTCGCGCTTGGCGAGGTAGTCGTTGACGGTGACGACGTGGACGCCGCGGCCGGCGAGCGCGTTGAGATAGCAGGGAAGCGTAGCGACGAGCGTCTTGCCTTCGCCGGTTTTCATTTCGGCGATCTTGCCCTGGTGCAGGACCATGCCGCCGATCATTTGCACGTCATAGTGACGCATGCCGATCACACGGATTGCTGCTTCGCGGACGACGGCGAAAGCCTCGGGCAGGAGCTCATCGAGCACGCGCTTTTCGGCGTCAGCGATGTCTTCGGGCTCGGTCAGGCCTTCGATGGCGGAAGCGACGCGGGCCTTGAATTCGGCGGTTTTGGCGGCGAGCTGCTCGTCGGTGAGCTGCTTGAGGGCGGGCTCGTGGTCGTTGATTTGCGCAAGCGTGGGGAGCATGCGCTTGACGGCGCGGTCATTGGCGGTGCCGAAGACTTTGGCGAAGGTTTTTTCGAGCAGCACGGGAGTTGTCCTTTTGGCGCGGCGCCGGATGGAGCTATCGACGCGAGTAATCAGAATTTCGAGCGGAGTGGAACAGGCCAGACTGGCCCGCAGAAATGGCGCTTAGAGAGCGGCGTTGCGGGCGAAGCTGGTGGCCGCGAAGATGGCGGCGGAGTGTGCGGCGGGCGGGCGCATCGTCCACGTGGAATGGAAGACGGCGGCTAACGCGGGCGCTGGTGTGAGAAGAGTTTCCGGATCGACGGCGCTATCTGCGGTGTTCTGCGCGAAGTGCTCGTTGTGCGCGTCTACCGCATGGCGGTACAGCAGCGCGGTGATGCGGTCGCCGTGAAAGCCGCGCGGCGAAGAAGACGCGTTCGCCTGTGCCGCTCCGAGCGTGGAGAGCAGCAGAAAGAGGCAGGCGAGATGGCGAGTGCGCAGAGACACGGGTGTCTATAGTTTAGATGATTGCGCGGCCGAATTGTTGCTGTTCTGCAGCGAGGGTTTGAGGTAGTGGGACAGCGGGTCGCCGGTAGAGCGAATCGCTGTTGCGACGCATTGTGCCACCAAATCAGCGCCTTCGGGGCTGGTGTGGGTGTGGTCCTTGGGGAAGAGCGGCGCGGTCTTTTCGGGGCCGAGGGCTTCGAGGCGGTCGGCTTCGACGTTGCCGAGCTCGAGGACGGGAATTTTCTCCTGCGCGGCGACCTGGCGGACCCAGTCGTTGTAGCCCATGTCGCGCTCGATGTGGGCGCCAGTGGGACAGGCGGGTTGAGCCGCGGCACCGCAGGATGAACCGTCCGGAGCCTTCCAGATGTTGCGGACGGTTGGCGTGAGAAGGATGGGGTGGACGCCTTTCGCTTTGGCGTCGTCGATCATCTTGCGCAGATACCAGCCGAAGGTGTGGATGGTCTCGATCTTGCCGGCGTAGGGGCCGGTGGTCTGCGCGACGTCCTGGGTGTCGTCGCCGATGCCCTTGAGGTCGCCCCGGGGCTTGGCGCCGCCGAGATCGCCGCCGTCGTTGTGACCCATCTGCAGGAGGAGGAAGTCGCCGGACTTCATCTCGGCGAGCGTGGCGGCCCAGTGGCCTTCGTCGATGTAGGAGCGGGCGGAGCGGCCGGCGATGGCGCGGTTCGCGACGTTGATGCGCGAGGTATCGAAGAAGTGCGCGAAGTGGTCGCCCCAGCCGAGGTCGGCGCTATTGCGTGCAGTGGAGTCTCCGACGATGAAGACGGTGGGAAGCGCTGGGTTGAGCGGAGCGTTGTGCGGGAGGTTTGTCTGTGGAGGTGTGGGCGGAGGGGCTTCCTGCGCGATGGCGGGAGCGCTGAATGCGAGGCCGAGGATGACAACGGGACCGAGTGCGAGGGAGACGAGCCGCAGCATAGAGCTAACGGTAGCATCCGCGCAGTGCGGCCGTGATGAACAAAGGTGTGGTGGAAGTCTGACTTGCGGCGTAAGCTACGCGCACACAGAAGAGCAGGCTTTCGGGGAAGGCGGATGGCGATGGGCGCTGGTGCGGGTCGGACGCCGTTGGAGAGCGCTTTGCGCAAAGCGCGGTGGCGAATTCTGCCGCTGCTGTCGATCGGCTATCTGCTTGCCTTCATGGACCGCGCGAACATCAGCTTCGCGGCGGAG
This Acidobacteriaceae bacterium DNA region includes the following protein-coding sequences:
- a CDS encoding rhamnogalacturonan acetylesterase encodes the protein MLRLVSLALGPVVILGLAFSAPAIAQEAPPPTPPQTNLPHNAPLNPALPTVFIVGDSTARNSADLGWGDHFAHFFDTSRINVANRAIAGRSARSYIDEGHWAATLAEMKSGDFLLLQMGHNDGGDLGGAKPRGDLKGIGDDTQDVAQTTGPYAGKIETIHTFGWYLRKMIDDAKAKGVHPILLTPTVRNIWKAPDGSSCGAAAQPACPTGAHIERDMGYNDWVRQVAAQEKIPVLELGNVEADRLEALGPEKTAPLFPKDHTHTSPEGADLVAQCVATAIRSTGDPLSHYLKPSLQNSNNSAAQSSKL
- the secA gene encoding preprotein translocase subunit SecA yields the protein MLPTLAQINDHEPALKQLTDEQLAAKTAEFKARVASAIEGLTEPEDIADAEKRVLDELLPEAFAVVREAAIRVIGMRHYDVQMIGGMVLHQGKIAEMKTGEGKTLVATLPCYLNALAGRGVHVVTVNDYLAKRDAEWMGKVYGFLGLSVGVIVHDLSDEQRREAYGSDITYGTNNEFGFDYLRDNMKFDLKDTVQRGHFYCIVDEVDSILIDEARTPLIISGPTDKTTDKYAIANTIIPQLVEGEMIENFESQSKTWTGDYVVDEKARAITITDEGFEKVEKLLGIGNIADPENWDMKHHIEVATKAHALYKRDVEYVVKDGEIIIVDEFTGRLMPGRRWSDGLHQAIEAKEGVDIRKEDQTLATITFQNYFRLYKKLAGMTGTAETEAAEFQSIYKLDIVVIPTNRTMQRIENPDVVYRTAKEKYFAVADEIERLHASKQPVLVGTTSIEKSELLSDILKRKGVRHVVLNAKFHEKEAEIVAQAGRLGMVTIATNMAGRGTDILLGGNSEFIARQDLVKRNLARAVSPAEGAIHPNAAAGFTRFYYQGQEFETTQEQWDEIIAAHESATKIEHEKVIETGGLFILGTERHESRRVDNQLRGRAGRQGDPGASRFFLSLEDDLMRIFAREWVGTLLQRLGMEEGVPIESRMISKRIEGAQKAVEAQNFESRKHVLEYDDVMNKQREAVYGLRRQLMEGVEQKELITDDYVSTILSNLLDEYIPEKAHVEQWNLEGLFAATFDLFGAKLQDQINAEELSRHDLGDAMFEKLRERYNVKEQILGAPNMRYHERVVMLSVLDGLWKDHLLNMDHLKEGIGLRGYAQVDPLVEYKKESFIMFEAMMTRFQEDTCRHLFRMQILAPDGTPIETPEQLAALQARHFATPPQMPPPAQMPSAAPTHWQPNQQPAQQSAPPVVPTRAPQTTIDALEREFARKKERELEIARQAGGSTSNGNGSAPKRAGANIGRNDPCYCGSGKKYKKCHGANA